Within the Novosphingobium sp. SL115 genome, the region AATTTGCCACTTGTCCCTGAAAGCGACCTAAAGCGACACTAACGACCGCGACCCCGGTCTGGACGGCTGCGTCCGACACCGCAAGGCGCGTGGCGAAGTTGTCGCATCCGTCCAGCACCAGATCGGCCCCGGCGATCAGCGCGGCGGCATTGTCCTGCCCGATGCGGATGACATGCGCGTCGACTTCCAGCAGCGGATCGAAGCGCGCCACCCATGCCGCTGCGGCCTCCGCCTTGGGCGTGCCGATGTCCGCTTCGGTATAGATGGTCTGGCGTTGCAGGTTTGATGCTTCGACCACATCGTCGTCGATCAGCGTCAGTTTGCCGACGCCAGCGCCCGCCAGATATTGCAGCGCGGGAGATCCTACGCCGCCCATGCCAACCAGCACCACATGGGCCGCCGCCAGCTTTGCTTGCCCCACCGCGCCAACTTCGGGAAGGACGATGTGGCGGGCAAAGCGGTTGAGGCGGTCAGGAGTCATGGGCGCTGGAGTCATGTAGGGCATCTAGATGCAAAATGCTCCGAAGGCGAGATGGCTCACCTTCGGGGCATGTTTGTGCATAAGTCCGGCAAAACCGGGCATATCCGGTGGACAGGCTGTTCAGTCTTCCAGTTGGCGCAGCAGGGTGCGCACATCGCCGTCCATGTCGGCATCGCGGGTGCGCAGTTCTTCGATCAGGCGGACGGCGTGGATCACGGTGGAGTGATCGCGCCCGCCGAACTTGCGGCCGATTTCGGGGTAGGAGCGGGGCGTCAGCACTTTGGCCAGATACATCGCCACCTGACGCGGGCGGACGACCGCGCGGGCGCGGCGCTTGCTGGCCATTTCGGTGCGGTCGACGCGGTAGAACTGGCAGACCGTGCGCTGGATTTCATCGATGGTGATGCGGCGACGGTTGGCCGAGAGGATATCGGTAAGCTGTTCTTCGGCCAGTTGCAGCGACACCGGCTGACCGGTGAGCTGGGCATAGGCGATCAGCTTGTTCAGGCCGCCGACCAGTTCGCGCACGTTGCGGTTGATCGTGCGGGCAAGGAATTCGACCACATCAGCGGGAACCTGCGTGTTGCCGAAACGGGCAAGGCGATGTTCGAGGATCTTGCGGCGCAGTTCGATGTCGGCAGGCTGGATATCGGCGACAAGGCCCATCGACAGGCGCGAAAGCAGGCGCTGTTCAACGCCATCCAGTGCCTGCGGGGCACGGTCAGCGGCAACGACAAGACGCTTGCCCGCGCTCATCAGCGCATCGATTGTGTGCAGGAATTCTTCCTGCGTGCTGGCCTTGCCAATGATGAACTGGATGTCATCGACCAGCAGCATGTCGAACCCGCGCAGGCGCGCCTTGAATTCGATCATCTCGTTCGAGCGCATGGCCTGAACGAATTCGATCATGAAGCGTTCGGCCGAGCAGTAGAAGATGCGCGCGCCGGGCTTGTTGGCGGCAAAGGCGTGGCCGATGGCGTGCAACAGGTGGGTCTTGCCCTGACCGGTCGAGCCTTTGAGGTAGAGCGGCGAGAACTGCGGCGATTCGAGCGCCGCCATGCGCTGTGCCGCGTTGACCGCCAGCACATTGGCCGAACCCGACACGAATTCGGCAAAGGTCAGCGAAGGGTCGAGGCCCGACAGCGCCGAATCCGCCATGACCGGCGCCGATGCCATGTGGGCTGGAACCCGTGCAGGCACCGCAGCTTCGCCGCCTACGCGCAGATCAGGCATGGAACGACGGCGCGGATGCACGGTGATGCGCACCTGACGCACTTCGGAGCGAGCGATCTTCCATGCAAGGCTGAGGCGATCGGCAAAGCGATCAGCGACCCAGTTGGCCGAAAATTCGGTGGGCAGGAACAGGTCGAGCGTACCGGTTTCCTTGCAGAACGAGCCGAGCTGAATCGGTTTGATCCACTGGGCATGTAGCTGCGAGCCGAGGTCTTTCTTCAAACCCTGGCTGATGTCGGCCCAGTCTGCTGCCAGATCCAGCGCTTCCTGGTCCTCTATCATGGTCGTGTCTCGCCCTTTCCGGCCTGTGGTATTGCGGTCATCGGCCTGCGTCCCGGTGTGCGCTTGTGCTGCCTGAACCGGACTTACCTGAACTGAACCTGCCTGTGCTGGTGAACGCAGGAGAGCGGAAGTGTTCCCGCGCACGTCGGAAGCTTCACCCGCAGGCTGATACATTGCAGAATCGCTGGTTGAACCAGTGCCAAAATTTTCAATCTTCACGCGGCGCTGCCCCGACTGCCCAACCTGCGCGCGCTGGATAGCGCGCAGACAAAAACCCCGTCCGGCCAAGCTGGTTGCGTGGCCGGTCCTGTCCAAATCAATTTCCGTGACGACAGGCGACAGTGATTCCCGCTGCCTGTTCGCTCTGTCTATTTGCCCACAGGCCCCTTGCGCAAGCGGGGTGGCAGCAAAAAAACTGAAATAAATGCTCTTGACTCGCCAAGGCCCGCAGGAATTCATCAAGATATTGAAAAGAAATGATTTTTACTTATCGGCGATGCGAATCGCGTAGTTTCCGTGACTTGCTGCGACTGCACAATGTCACAATCGCGCCAAAGTCCTTACGAACTGGCGCGTCTGTGCAATAAAGATGCAGCAGAAACGAAAATGGCCGGCGAAAGCACCGCCGGCCATTTTCGTGATTTTGCCCTGATCGATCCGTAGAACCACTCAATCAAGAGCGGCCCAGCCGAATCGGGTCAGCGAATCAAAGCGCAGCAACGCGCTTCGACAGGCGCGACATTTTGCGCGCGACAGTGTTTTTGTGGAGCACGCCACGGGCAACGCCACGAGCCAGTTCAGGCTGTGCAGCCTTGAGCGCTTCGGCAGCTTCCGTCTTGTCGCCACCGGCCAGTGCGGATTCGACCTTCTTGACGAAAGTGCGGATGCGCGAAAGGCGGTTGCCGTTGATTGCGGCGCGAGTTTCGTTGCGGCGGATGCGCTTGCGGGCTTGCGGCGTGTTGGCCATGGTTTCCTGTTTCTCGTCCTCTGGCGGGCCGACATAACGGACCGCATGAAATCTCATCAGATGGCAGAATATACCACCGGAAAGCGGCGCCCTTAACGACCGGGCGGCGAATCGTCAACAGATTCGGCGCATCTCGACACGAAGACCGTCGCGCGGTTTGGGAATGGGCCAAGCCTGCCATCCAGATGACTGGCCGGGCTGCAGAACCACTTCATACCGTGTCAGGATATGACTGACCAGCAGCTTTACCTGCATATAGGCAAAGTGCAGCCCAAGACACATGTGCGCGCCGCCGCCAAAGGGCGCCCAGGCATATTTGTGGCGCGCGGCGACCTGATCTGATGTGAAGCGCAGCGGATCGAATCGGTCAGGATCGGGCCAGTGCGCCGGATCGGCATGAACGGCGGCGGGACTGATGCCGACAGGCGTGCCTGCCGGAATGCGATAGCCGCCAAAGGTGAAATCGCGCAAAGCCCGGCGCGGCATGTTGGGCACCGGCGGCATGAAGCGCAGCGCTTCCTTGAAGGCCATTTCGGTTAGTTCCATCCGACCGAGGTCTTCATAGGCAAGCGGCAGGCCATCGCCCCCGGTCACGGCGCGGGCTTCGGCACGCAGGCGATCCTGCCAGCCGGGATTTTCCGCCAGTTGCCAGAACAGCACCGTGGCCGAACTGGTGATGGTGTCGTGTGCCGCCATCATCAGGAAGATCATGTGATCGACCACCACGTCTTCGGGCAAGAGCGAACCGTCATCACGAGTGGCGAGCGCAAACTGGCTGAACATATCCTGCCCCGGATGGGCGCGGCGTTCGCGCACCAGCCTGCCGAAATAATCGACCATTAACCGGCGTCCGGCAACGCCCTTGCCCATCTTGGTGAAAGGCAGCGGGCGGCGCACAACCCCGACCGAGGCCTGCACCATATCGACAAACGCCTTGTTCAGCGCGTCCGCCTCTGGCCCTAGGGGCAGGCCGAGGAAGCTGGCGGCGGCAGTGTCTAGGGTCAGCGCCTTGATCGCGTCGTAAAAGCGCATGGGACCGCCCCAGCGGTCAACCGCAGTGGCGATGCCGGTGTTGAGCACGTTGCAATAGGCGCGCATCGGTTCGGGCTTGAACGCGATCGACAGGGCACGGCGATCAATCCGGTGCGCGTCGAAATCCATCAGCATCAGCCCGCGCGGGAACAGCAGGTTCAGCACCGGACCCCAGCCCTGTTCGTTGGAGAACAGCTTGTCCCGGTCGAATAGCACCAGTTCGTTGGCATCCGCGCCAATCAGGTTCACCCCGCGCCGCCCGAAGCTGCGCGTGCGGAACACCGGACCATAAGTTTCGACCATGCGCCGCTGGAAGCCCAAGGGATCGGCCAGTTGCATCATCGTGGTGCCCAGCACAGGCCAGCCATCTTCGCCGGGAATGTGATCCAGCTTGTGATCGCCGCCAAGGCGAACCCAGTGCGGATTCGCGCCCTCGGTGTGCAGATCGGCTTTCAGATCGGGCGCGATACTGGCCATGATGTCTCCCGGCATTGTGATTTAACCGGGCAATTAACACGCTTGTCAGCAGAGGCCAAGAGGGATCATATCCAGCCGGCCAGTTCCTGCCGGACCAGTGCTTCGATCAAGTCCATGCCGGTATCGCGCGCGTTCAGGCATTCCAGCGCGGCAAAGTGGGTGCCGCCAGCGGCGACGAAATCATCCCGCCCGCGAATGGCCAGCTCTTCCAGCGTTTCAAGGCAATCGGCGGAGAAGCCCGGCGCGGCAATGGCAACACGGCGCACATCGGTCTTGGGCAGCGCGGTCAACACGGCGTCGGTGGCCGGCTCCAGCCACTTGGCCTTGCCAAAGCGCGACTGGAATGAAGTTTCGATACGCAAGGCGGCGTGGCTGGCGGCAAAGCGTTCTGTCAGCAGCCGCGAGGTCTTGTAGCAGTGGCAGTGATAGGGATCGCCCAAGTGCAACGTGCGTTCGGGCATGCCGTGGTAGCTGAGCAGGAGCAGATCGGGCGTGAAATCGAGCGCGGCGATCTGGCGGGCAAGATCGGTATGGAGCGCCGCGATATAGGCCGGATGATCGTGATAGGCAGGCAGGGTGCGCAGGGCGGGCAGGCGGCGGCGCGCCTTGATCCAGTCGGCCACGGCATCCAGTGCCGACGCCGTGGTTGCGCCCGAATAGTGCGGGTAGAGCGGAGCGATGAGGATGCGTTCGCAACCCATGGCCAGCAGCGCGTCAAGTTCCTTGTCCATGGCGGGCGACTGGTAACGCATGGCATGGCGGACGATGGCCGTATCGCCCAGCCGGGCCTGAAGCGCGCGGGCCTGCGCGGCGGTGATCGCGGCAAGGGGGGAGCCTTCGTCGGTCCAGACCTGACCATAGGCGTGAGCAGACTTTTTGGGCCGGGTGTTGAGGATGATGCCGCGCAGGATTGGCTGCCAGACCAGCGCGGGGATTTCCACCACCCGGCGATCTGACAGGAACTGTTTGAGATAGCGCTTTACCGCTGGCGCATCGGGTGCATCGGGCGTGCCGAGGTTGACCAGCAGTACGCCGACCTTGCCGGTGAGGATTTGGGGGTGGTCGGCAGGGCGTTCCATCAAAGACCTTCGGATATCAGGGGCAGGCGGCGGAAACGCACGCCCGTGGCAGAAAACAGCGCGTTGGCAATGGCGGGTGCGACCGCCACCATGCCCAGTTCGCCGGGGTCGAACGGGTCTTCGTTGCTGTCGGCAAAGGCAATATCGACTTTGGGGCAATCGGCCAGCAGCGGCAGGCCAAGTTGTGACAGGCGCCCGGCCAGTGGCCGCCCTTTGGCGTAGCCGCTGGACCCGCCGACGGCGTGGGCAAGGCCGAACATCAGCCCGCCTTCGATCTGCTGGCGAGCGATGTCCATGTTCACGATGCGGCCGATATCGACATAAGCGGACAGGCGTTCGACGCGGACCACGCCTGCTTCCTGCCGGGCGGTGGCGACGACCGCGATCAGGCCTTTGCGGGTGATCTTGCCAGTGGTGGTCAGTGTCAACTGGTGGCAGGCGATGCCTTGGCCCGATGCATCCAGCCCGCCGCCCCACTGTGCCAGCCGCGCCACGCCGGACAGGCATGCAACAAGGCGCGGCTCGCCTTCAAGCATACCGATGCGGAATGACAGCGGTTCCTTGCCCGCCTTGTGCGCCAGTTCATCGACGAAACTTTCGGTGAAGAACGCGGTGTAGCCGTGGGCCTGCCCGCGAAAGCGCGCGGTGGGCAGGGGCAGCGCGACGGGGACGTGATCGACCGCCTTTTCGGGAATGCGATAGAGCGGCATTGCGCCTTCGCAGGCCATCGGATCAGCCTGATCCTGAAGGTCCAGCGCGTCGCGGATGCCTTGTCCATCCAGCAGGCGCGCGCCCGATTCGAGCGCGGTGGCGGGTAGAGCCAGCCGCGCGCGCCAGCCCAGCGCGCGGGTCTTGTCCGGACTTAGCGCGCCCTCCAACATGGCCGAAACCGGCGTGCGGGGTGCGCTTGCCAGCGATTCCTGCCAGCGCGAATAGGTAAGCTGAACGGGCTTTGCCAACGTCACGGCAAGGGTGGTGACTTCGGCGGCGATGCGCGTGTCTAGCCGGGCATCGAAGCTGCCGCCAGCATGCATCGGATAGACGATCACATCATGGCGGGACAGGCCAGCGGCGCGCGCGGCGGCGCGGCGGGCCTGTTCGGGGGCTTGCGTTGCCAGCCACAGCTCCAGCTTGCCGTGGCGCAGGCGGGCGGTGGCGCTGGCGGTTTCCAACGGGGCATGGAAGGCCGCTTCCACATCGTAGCGGGCGGAAAGTTCGGGCTTTTCCAGCAGGGCGTCGGGATCGCCT harbors:
- a CDS encoding HesA/MoeB/ThiF family protein is translated as MTPDRLNRFARHIVLPEVGAVGQAKLAAAHVVLVGMGGVGSPALQYLAGAGVGKLTLIDDDVVEASNLQRQTIYTEADIGTPKAEAAAAWVARFDPLLEVDAHVIRIGQDNAAALIAGADLVLDGCDNFATRLAVSDAAVQTGVAVVSVALGRFQGQVANFAGHRPGHACYRCFVGDAFDAEDCDTCADQGVLGAMVGTMGAFGAMAALRVLLEGVSTLGDPQWGQLHVFDGLKPGLRTMRIAKDPECRGCNNLAQ
- the dnaA gene encoding chromosomal replication initiator protein DnaA produces the protein MIEDQEALDLAADWADISQGLKKDLGSQLHAQWIKPIQLGSFCKETGTLDLFLPTEFSANWVADRFADRLSLAWKIARSEVRQVRITVHPRRRSMPDLRVGGEAAVPARVPAHMASAPVMADSALSGLDPSLTFAEFVSGSANVLAVNAAQRMAALESPQFSPLYLKGSTGQGKTHLLHAIGHAFAANKPGARIFYCSAERFMIEFVQAMRSNEMIEFKARLRGFDMLLVDDIQFIIGKASTQEEFLHTIDALMSAGKRLVVAADRAPQALDGVEQRLLSRLSMGLVADIQPADIELRRKILEHRLARFGNTQVPADVVEFLARTINRNVRELVGGLNKLIAYAQLTGQPVSLQLAEEQLTDILSANRRRITIDEIQRTVCQFYRVDRTEMASKRRARAVVRPRQVAMYLAKVLTPRSYPEIGRKFGGRDHSTVIHAVRLIEELRTRDADMDGDVRTLLRQLED
- the rpsT gene encoding 30S ribosomal protein S20 — protein: MANTPQARKRIRRNETRAAINGNRLSRIRTFVKKVESALAGGDKTEAAEALKAAQPELARGVARGVLHKNTVARKMSRLSKRVAAL
- a CDS encoding cytochrome P450 — protein: MASIAPDLKADLHTEGANPHWVRLGGDHKLDHIPGEDGWPVLGTTMMQLADPLGFQRRMVETYGPVFRTRSFGRRGVNLIGADANELVLFDRDKLFSNEQGWGPVLNLLFPRGLMLMDFDAHRIDRRALSIAFKPEPMRAYCNVLNTGIATAVDRWGGPMRFYDAIKALTLDTAAASFLGLPLGPEADALNKAFVDMVQASVGVVRRPLPFTKMGKGVAGRRLMVDYFGRLVRERRAHPGQDMFSQFALATRDDGSLLPEDVVVDHMIFLMMAAHDTITSSATVLFWQLAENPGWQDRLRAEARAVTGGDGLPLAYEDLGRMELTEMAFKEALRFMPPVPNMPRRALRDFTFGGYRIPAGTPVGISPAAVHADPAHWPDPDRFDPLRFTSDQVAARHKYAWAPFGGGAHMCLGLHFAYMQVKLLVSHILTRYEVVLQPGQSSGWQAWPIPKPRDGLRVEMRRIC
- the hemH gene encoding ferrochelatase, producing the protein MERPADHPQILTGKVGVLLVNLGTPDAPDAPAVKRYLKQFLSDRRVVEIPALVWQPILRGIILNTRPKKSAHAYGQVWTDEGSPLAAITAAQARALQARLGDTAIVRHAMRYQSPAMDKELDALLAMGCERILIAPLYPHYSGATTASALDAVADWIKARRRLPALRTLPAYHDHPAYIAALHTDLARQIAALDFTPDLLLLSYHGMPERTLHLGDPYHCHCYKTSRLLTERFAASHAALRIETSFQSRFGKAKWLEPATDAVLTALPKTDVRRVAIAAPGFSADCLETLEELAIRGRDDFVAAGGTHFAALECLNARDTGMDLIEALVRQELAGWI
- a CDS encoding xanthine dehydrogenase family protein molybdopterin-binding subunit, coding for MRLTRRGLLVGAGVGGALLIAFPLIPRRHAVPLQAGKDEHVVDAFLKVGRAKGGKDCILTVAVPFCEMGQGITTLVAQIVADEAGADWRRVAVEAAPISPAYADAVLSARWAPLWMPAFASLGEDPGGTLARLHAERAPLMMTADGTALAAFEAPLREAGAALRAMMAQAAADRWNVGWEECIVRDGVVSHNRNHLSFAQLLDSAVDYDPPSVPVLRSEPPRERPGQFPESAPARRPRLDLPAKVDGSFTFAGDVRLPDMVFVAIAHGPQGASLLTSYDKQAAARVRGLVGVVRAKRWLAAAATTWHAADKAVRAMEPRFNADGPIADSEKVLVALDTALTKGNATRLWAEGDPDALLEKPELSARYDVEAAFHAPLETASATARLRHGKLELWLATQAPEQARRAAARAAGLSRHDVIVYPMHAGGSFDARLDTRIAAEVTTLAVTLAKPVQLTYSRWQESLASAPRTPVSAMLEGALSPDKTRALGWRARLALPATALESGARLLDGQGIRDALDLQDQADPMACEGAMPLYRIPEKAVDHVPVALPLPTARFRGQAHGYTAFFTESFVDELAHKAGKEPLSFRIGMLEGEPRLVACLSGVARLAQWGGGLDASGQGIACHQLTLTTTGKITRKGLIAVVATARQEAGVVRVERLSAYVDIGRIVNMDIARQQIEGGLMFGLAHAVGGSSGYAKGRPLAGRLSQLGLPLLADCPKVDIAFADSNEDPFDPGELGMVAVAPAIANALFSATGVRFRRLPLISEGL